From one Actinomyces sp. Marseille-P3109 genomic stretch:
- a CDS encoding ABC transporter ATP-binding protein, translating to MSLTLNNLTFSYGRRAVLKGVDATWETGQMVGLLGPNGAGKSTLVTCVAQLRRYLGEVTFEGRRGRDLRGMIGYMPQGLPGDAALTALESVLTASRRGMTWHTSRADIDLAWGALDELGVAELADRPLGQLSGGQRQLVALAQTLVRDPGLILLDEPTSALDLRRQVSVLSHVRRICHRDTGRLAVVALHDLNLAARFCDRLAVLAGGTVLAEGTPAEVLQPDTLAEVYGLRVRIVPDGDHLMVAPETEQGT from the coding sequence ATGAGCCTGACGCTGAACAACCTCACCTTCTCCTACGGTCGGCGTGCCGTCCTCAAAGGGGTCGACGCCACCTGGGAGACGGGCCAGATGGTCGGTCTGCTCGGCCCCAACGGCGCCGGCAAGTCGACGCTCGTCACCTGCGTGGCCCAGCTGCGCCGCTACCTGGGGGAGGTGACCTTCGAGGGGCGCAGGGGACGGGACCTGCGCGGCATGATCGGCTACATGCCGCAGGGCCTGCCCGGTGACGCCGCCCTGACCGCCCTGGAGTCGGTGCTCACCGCCTCACGGCGCGGGATGACCTGGCACACGAGCCGCGCCGATATCGACCTGGCCTGGGGTGCCCTGGACGAGCTCGGTGTGGCCGAGCTGGCCGACCGTCCCCTGGGTCAGCTCTCCGGCGGTCAGCGCCAGCTCGTGGCCCTGGCCCAGACACTCGTGCGCGACCCCGGGCTCATCCTGCTCGACGAGCCCACCTCCGCCCTCGACCTGCGCCGTCAGGTCTCGGTGCTCTCCCACGTGCGGCGGATCTGCCATCGGGACACCGGGCGCCTCGCCGTCGTCGCCCTGCACGACCTCAACCTGGCGGCCCGCTTCTGCGACCGCCTCGCCGTGCTTGCCGGCGGGACGGTCCTCGCCGAGGGCACACCCGCCGAGGTGCTCCAGCCCGACACCCTCGCCGAGGTCTACGGGCTGCGGGTGCGCATCGTGCCCGACGGCGACCACCTCATGGTCGCCCCCGAGACCGAGCAGGGGACCTGA